The Ruminococcaceae bacterium BL-4 region GAGCTGTTTCTTCTTCATCGATACAAAGCGTTCCCTCTTGATCATCAATCCGCAAAACGCTCCCCTCCACTGCTCCTTTTGGTAGTTCTGCCGATTCCAATGCAAAAAAGCGCCCATCTTGATCTTCACAAATTGCCAGTGTTCCCTCAAAGCGGTCAATGCTTACGATTCTCATAATGGTGAT contains the following coding sequences:
- a CDS encoding conserved protein of unknown function (Evidence 4 : Unknown function but conserved in other organisms) yields the protein MRIVSIDRFEGTLAICEDQDGRFFALESAELPKGAVEGSVLRIDDQEGTLCIDEEETARRRSKNHKMEDKLFR